CGGCAAATTGATACCGTAACTTCGGGAGAAGGTATGCCCTCTAAGGTTAAGGACTTGCTCCGTAAGCCCTGGAGGGTCGCAGAGAATAGGTGGCTGCGACTGTTTATTAAAAACACAGCACTCTGCTAACACGAAAGTGGACGTATAGGGTGTGACGCCTGCCCGGTGCTGGAAGGTTAATTGAAGATGTGCAAGCATCGGATCGAAGCCCCAGTAAACGGCGGCCGTAACTATAACGGTCCTAAGGTAGCGAAATTCCTTGTCGGGTAAGTTCCGACCCGCACGAATGGCGTAACGATGGCCACACTGTCTCCTCCTGAGACTCAGCGAAGTTGAAGTGGTTGTGAAGATGCAATCTACCCGCTGCTAGACGGAAAGACCCCGTGAACCTTTACTGTAGCTTTGCATTGGACTTTGAAGTCACTTGTGTAGGATAGGTGGGAGGCTTTGAAGCAGAGACGCCAGTCTCTGTGGAGCCGTCCTTGAAATACCACCCTGGTGTCTTTGAGGTTCTAACTCAGACCCGTAATCCGGGTCGGGGACCGTGCATGGTAGGCAGTTTGACTGGGGCGGTCTCCTCCCAAAGAGTAACGGAGGAGTTCGAAGGTTACCTAGGTCCGGTCGGAAATCGGACTGATAGTGCAATGGCAAAAGGTAGCTTAACTGCGAGACCGACAAGTCGAGCAGGTGCGAAAGCAGGACATAGTGATCCGGTGGTTCTGTATGGAAGGGCCATCGCTCAACGGATAAAAGGTACTCCGGGGATAACAGGCTGATTCCGCCCAAGAGTTCATATCGACGGCGGAGTTTGGCACCTCGATGTCGGCTCATCACATCCTGGGGCTGTAGTCGGTCCCAAGGGTATGGCTGTTCGCCATTTAAAGTGGTACGTGAGCTGGGTTTAAAACGTCGTGAGACAGTTTGGTCCCTATCTGCAGTGGGCGTTGGAAGTTTGACGGGGGCTGCTCCTAGTACGAGAGGACCGGAGTGGACGAACCTCTGGTGTACCGGTTGTAACGCCAGTTGCATAGCCGGGTAGCTAAGTTCGGAAGAGATAAGCGCTGAAAGCATCTAAGCGCGAAACTCGCCTGAAGATGAGACTTCCCTTGTGGTTTAACCACACTAAAGAGTCGTTTGAGACCAGGACGTTGATAGGTGGGGTGTGGAAGCGCGGTAACGCGTGAAGCTAACCCATACTAATTGCTCGTGAGGCTTGACTCTATCATTTGAAGAACTTCAAAGATAAAAGCTTACTGACTGATTCAGTCATCACCATTTATACCGATTAAGGCTTTACCGATTTGTAACAGTTTAAGTTTGGCGGCCATAGCGAGTTGGTCCCACGCCTTCCCATCCCGAACAGGACCGTGAAACGACTCAGCGCCGATGATAGTGTGGTTCTTCCATGTGAAAGTAGGTCACCGCCAAACAACCATTCCGAAGCCCCGACTGATGTCGGGGGCTTTTTACATGCCTGTTGTTTCTGTCGGTTTGGTGGCAGAATTGGGGTAACAGGTGTTGGGATCAAACATTGGGGTAGTAATGTGCCGGTGTTTATGGAGTATTCGTGCATCTTGGTATTGGGATCGGAAATATTTACCCTGTTGTTATTCTTGCACAAAAGTACCGAAAGTTACGGTTAACTGTTTAGAATATTTGAAATCAAACGATATTTGAGTTAATATGTCGTAAGCATTTATGTGGTATGGGCTGTTGCCCTATCTGCGTATGTGACAGTGTTTACAGAGTGGAATAAAACCATTCGGTAGACTTCCTGACTGATTCAATCAAACACGTTATGGGAAAAAATCTGATGAAGAAATTTTTATTTGGTGCATTTGCCGCTGTTTGTGCAGCATTCTCTTTGGCCGCCGTGAACATCAATACCGCATCTTCTGCCGAACTGGAGGCCTTGCCGGGTATCGGCCCGGCTAAGGCGAAATCGATTGTAGAATACCGCCAGAAGAACGGTGCGTTCAAATCGGTGGAGGAGCTGAAAAACGTGAAGGGCATTGGTGATGCGGTGCTGAACAAGTTGAAGGCGGAGGCGACGGTTTCTTCTGCCGCGCCTAAGGCTGCCCAGCCTGCCGTGAAAAAATAACCTGACGGACGATCGTACCGTAATGCCGCCCTGCGGCCGAACCGTTTGCCGGTTGGGCCACGGGGCGGCTTTGTTTGGGGGGGAATAAAACTTGAACCAGTGGAGACTTTACATGGGGTGAAGGGATAAACGGATAGGGCGCCTCTTGTTGGATAGGGATATAGAAGATAAAGGGAAGAAAGATATGTACTTAAAAGCATTTGACAGAAAACGGGATAGGGCAACTGTGCAGAGGGGCTACTCCTTGATACAGCTGCTGGTGGTGATGCTGCTGGTTTCGATCTTGGCGACGGTGGATATTAGGCCGTCTGAAAGATACTTAAGAATAGCTTTCAGACGGCTTTGTTATAAGATGAGTTTTTGATATTGGCGTACTTTTTTAAATACAGATAAAATCCCTGCTAATTATTTATAACGATATTTTTTAGGATACACAGTGCGTGCTTTGGATTATTGTCATCAAAAGGCTGCAGAAAGCCATTCCAGTTTTTTATCCGGCTTTCGTTTTTTATCGGTAGAAAAAAGAAATGCGATCACTGTTTTATATGCTTTTTGTCGTGAACTAGATGATGTGGTTGATGGCTGTACCGATCCAAATGTGGCTCAGATAACGTTGAATTGGTGGCGCAGTGATTTGGAGAAAGTATTTAATAATGAGATGCCTGAGCATCCCGTTCATCAGGCTTTAAAAGATATTCGGGTAAATTTTGATTTGCCGAAGAATGAATTTGAAGCTTTGATTGATGGCATGCAGATGGATTTGGAGCAGGCTCGTTATGGTAGTTTTGATGAATTAAAGCTGTATTGCCACCGTGTTGCAGGGGTAGTAGGATGCCTTATTGCGCGGATTTTAGGTTTTTCCAATCCGAAAACTTTGGAATATGCGGATAAAATGGGCTTGGCTTTGCAGTTGACGAACATTATTCGCGATGTGGGCGAAGATGCGCGGCAGGGAAGAATTTATCTGCCGATGGAGGAAATGCAGAAGTTTGATGTACCTGCCAATGTAATCATGCAGTGCAAACCGACCGATAATTTTGCAAAATTGATGCAATTTCAAGTGAATAGGGCGCGTGAAACTTATCGTGAAGCGATGTTGCTTTTGCCGGCTGAGGATAAGAAATCGCAAAAAGTCGGCCTGATTATGGCGGCTATTTATTATGCGTTGTTGAATGAAATTGACCGTGATGGTGCGCAAAATGTTTTGACTTATAAAATTGCGATTCCTTCTCCCCGTAAAAAACGTATTGCTTTGAAAACTTGGCTGTTTGGATTTAAACCATGAATACTAAGCGTCCAAAAATTGCTGTGATTGGTGCCGGTTGGGCGGGTTTGTCTGCGGCGGTTTCTCTGATTCATCGAGCTGATATTTCTTTGTTTGAGGCTGGGAGACAGGCTGGCGGTAGGGCGCGTGTCTTGTCTGGGAAAGATGATGGATTCAGCTTTTTGGATAATGGGCAGCATATCTTATTGGGTGCGTATCATGGTGTTCAAACTTTGATGCAACATATCGGCGTTCAACCTGAATCAGCCTTTTTACGCCAGCCTTTGCAATGGTACATTCATGAGGGATTACAGTTTCAGACGGCCTCTTTGCCAGCGCCGTGGCATTTGCTTGTCGCTATCCTGCGTGCTAAAAATCTTTCTTTTTCATTGAAAATCAAATTGCT
This region of Neisseria subflava genomic DNA includes:
- a CDS encoding ComEA family DNA-binding protein — its product is MKKFLFGAFAAVCAAFSLAAVNINTASSAELEALPGIGPAKAKSIVEYRQKNGAFKSVEELKNVKGIGDAVLNKLKAEATVSSAAPKAAQPAVKK
- the hpnD gene encoding presqualene diphosphate synthase HpnD, whose protein sequence is MRALDYCHQKAAESHSSFLSGFRFLSVEKRNAITVLYAFCRELDDVVDGCTDPNVAQITLNWWRSDLEKVFNNEMPEHPVHQALKDIRVNFDLPKNEFEALIDGMQMDLEQARYGSFDELKLYCHRVAGVVGCLIARILGFSNPKTLEYADKMGLALQLTNIIRDVGEDARQGRIYLPMEEMQKFDVPANVIMQCKPTDNFAKLMQFQVNRARETYREAMLLLPAEDKKSQKVGLIMAAIYYALLNEIDRDGAQNVLTYKIAIPSPRKKRIALKTWLFGFKP